TTACGGTCTGTCTGACCGTGATGCTTGTCGTCCTGATTGACAGATGTTTTAAGTATCATCTCAGGAAAATAGAGCTAGACGCTCAAAAAGAAATCGAAGAGATGCGATATAACAGAGGTCAACAGAAGGAGTCTCTTCGCAAATAAGGAATGAAGAGCCATCCCCGGTGACATCATGGTGTAAGTCCTTAAATCAAGAAAACAAGACTTTATGCATAAGTTAGAATTCGAACTCAAACAACACACCCCCATCATCCACTTCCAAGCAAGGGACATCGGGGCAACCCTGCGTGCTTCGGAAGTCAAGCCAAAGCTGGATCGCTTTATCCTGACAGAGATCGGAAAGAAACATGCTCAAGATCCAACCTTGTCAAAAACGGATCCCTACGAAAGAGGGATAGAATACTTCAAAAAAGAGGATGACAAGGCTCGCAAACGCCACGAGAAAACAAATGAAAGATTGGAGCTATACCTTATCCCGAGGCAAGAAGGAGCATTGAACTATAAGTTGTCTTTCAGGTTGGAGAAAAACGATCAACCGGAATACAGTCTTTGTCTTGTGCAAAATCCCCAAAAAGAAAATCTGAAAAAACTTAAGTCGATTGCGAAGAGAAACTTATCTATTGATTTGAAGGTGTTTTATCAGACAGCTTATTTTGCAAATGAAGACAAGGTAAAGTTAACAGAGGGGCAGGAGCCTGACTGGTCTAAAATACGGCTAGGTCTCTTTGATAAGGGAAAAATCATTGGGAAAACACTATGCAATCACGAGGGTTTGCTGGATCAACTATCGGAGCATATAGAGGCCTTCTTTTTGCTACATAACTTTGGGAGTCGTCAGACAAAAGGATTTGGGAGTTATACTGTCAAGAAAATCTTGATTTCGGATCAAAGTTGTAAGCTTAAAAATGTGAGTCTGAAATACAATACACTCAAAGGATTAAAAACATTCTTCAAAGGAAAGGCTTTCTTAATAAAGCCTGAAAATAATAGCCCTGTATCCAGCTTATCTCTATTAAAAACGATCTCATCTATACACAATAAATTGAGAAATAATTTCTTGAAGAAAAGATTTGAGAATAACAAGCGTAAGATAGAAAAAGATTTTGTGAAACAAGTTGCGGAAGGGGTACATTTGACTGAAGAAGAAAGAGGACATTACCGTTTCGTGCGAGCCTTATTAGGTTTGCCACGACAATTTGAGTTTCCGGATAATGAGCCCCCTAAATCAAAAAGAGTGGTTGTCCAGCATATAGAATCCGATCCGGACAAAGTCACCATTGATCGTTTTGCTTCTCCATTATTATATAAACCTATTGATGAGAGAATTTTCGTTATCATGTATGATATCCCCAAAGAACTATTGGGAGCAAAGTTTTCTTTCAAGACATTAGAGGAAAACGATCAAGATGGGCAAATACTTTCAATTCCCAATAAGATTTCCCTGAAAGGGCTACTGTCTAACAACCAAGGCTACTTTGAAATTCTATGATCTACACAGCAGTGACAATCGGACCGATATTTAAGACTATCGGGAAGGCTCGTAGTGTGAAAGCTTTTTGGACTGCGAGCTATATGTTTTCGTGGATAATGAAAAGGCTTATAGAGGAGTTGGGGGGATGCTCGATCCTATCTCCTCATTTACCCGAGGAAGAACCGTCTTTCGACACAATAAAGACCAAGGTCGGATTATTTCCCGATAGGCTTTTTATTGAAGGCGATGCAAAGGCTCACGTCAAAAGAGCCAAAGAAAAGATCATAAAAGAGCTGACCGAGAAAGGAATAGGTGACATTCCAGAGTACTTAGATAGCTATATCTCCATCTCCACAATCTTGGTGGATGTGCCTGATGCAGAGGAAGGCCCCTTGAAAATCCTTAACGAATACTTGGACACCCAAGAACTGTTCTGCAAAAGTTCGCCTCAGGGCAAGGACTATATGGAGGAGTTTATGGAGAACGCCAAAAATGGATTTCTTCAGGGGTTTAAAGGTGAAAGCGAAAGGCCTTTTGAGAGTACTTCAGAGATAGCGGTGTCGGGGTGGCTTAGCCCTGATATGATTAAAGAAAATCTCAGCGATAAAAGTGAGATCGACTACACGAAGCTGACGAAGAAAGACGGTTATCGCAACTGTTACAAGTACCTGGCCATCATAGAAGCCGATGGAGATAACTTCGGGAAGTATATAAGGAAACTTTCGAGTTCCGATGATATGAGAAATTTTGCCAAGTCGTTTTTCAACTTTTCGGTCGATGTGGTCAATAAGTTGCGAAACGAGACAAAGGCTGTGCCTGTGTATATCGGTGGCGATGACTTGAAGCTCTTTGCCCCGATACTTGGAGGTGATGTCGAGAAAGACATCTTCAGGATTATCGAGATTATCGATGAGTGCTTCCAAAAATTTCGAACGAACCTTAATGCCGATAATCAGTTGTCGATGTCTTATGGCGTCAGTATCTTCTATCACAAAAGCCCAATGTCCGAAGCCATGGATGTCGCCATAGGCACATTGGACAAAGTAAAAAAGACTGAAACAAAAGATGCCGTGGCAATATCCATCCGAAAGCACAGCGGGAAGAAGATCGAATTTCAACTCCCTCGTAAGCATTCCGATGCTACGTCTGATATCCGGAATACTACTTTGTATGCAAAGTCTGTGGAGCTCATCCGAGCATTCAAGAGTGATGTCTCCATGATCAACAGCCTCATTTACTGGATCGAGGAGATGTACGAAGCCATCTTCACGGACAGTGTGACCGGCAACAAAAATCGTATAAAGGCAGTTTTTGCCAACTTCTTCGATGAGGATGTCCATAAGAACCATCGTGGTGAAGGAGGCTTTTTCGAACGACTTGAAGAGTTTATCTATCGGATGCATAAGGACGAAGATGCACCTCAAACTCAGGAGGGGAAAAAGGCTCTTCTGCATGGGATCTTGCGTTATTGCCAGTTTGTAACCGCTAAAGACGAGAAATGATATGACGACCTATCTCATAAAGCTAACCCCATTGGATAAGTTCTTCTTCGGGCAGAAGAATACCTTTGGCGACGATAATGTCAACTATTTCGTCCACTCTTCGCACTTCCCTCAGCAGACGACCCTGTTGGGATTGCTGAGATACCGGTTGTTGCAAGTGGCAGGTGATGATGTCTTCAAGAACAACCAGATCGCTTGTCCTGTTCTTGCAGAGAATGAGATCGGAAAGCAGAGCTTTTTGCCCTTTGAGTCGGAAGAACAGTCGTTCGGTAAGATCGAGTCGCTTTCTCCTGTCTTCATCATGGATAAGACGTTCGGTAAGCTTTTTGTCCCCGTCGGGAAGCGATACCAGAAAAAGGATGGCAAATCGATCGAGCTGCTTTCGCTCTCTCACAAAGAGGGATGCCCTCCATTGCTTGAGGGATATTCATCAAAGGAGGCACTTGAGTCTTGTTGGATTTCGTCAGACGGGCAAACATTGTTTTCTGAAGAGGACTTCTTTGTCGCAGACGAACGCATCGGTATTCGTAAGGATTACAAGGGTGGAACTCAAGATGATGCCTTTTTCCGTCAGACATTCTATAAGTTCAGCAAAGACAATGCCCGCAACTTTTGCTTTGCAACCCTTTTGAAAACCAACGATAAGATCAACATCCCCATGAATGAGAAGAGTATCGTCTATCTCGGTGGTGAGCGACAACCTTTCGTGATGGAAGTCGCGGAGGAGACGCTCGACTTCTCGGTGAAACCCTCCGACCTCACTCAAGACAAGCAGCACTATACCGTGGTCTTGCTGTCCGACGCTTTGATCTCCTCTGATCAGGTCTCTGAAGCCACCTTCGGCATCACCACGGTGAAAGACT
This is a stretch of genomic DNA from Porphyromonas cangingivalis. It encodes these proteins:
- the cas10 gene encoding type III-B CRISPR-associated protein Cas10/Cmr2 codes for the protein MIYTAVTIGPIFKTIGKARSVKAFWTASYMFSWIMKRLIEELGGCSILSPHLPEEEPSFDTIKTKVGLFPDRLFIEGDAKAHVKRAKEKIIKELTEKGIGDIPEYLDSYISISTILVDVPDAEEGPLKILNEYLDTQELFCKSSPQGKDYMEEFMENAKNGFLQGFKGESERPFESTSEIAVSGWLSPDMIKENLSDKSEIDYTKLTKKDGYRNCYKYLAIIEADGDNFGKYIRKLSSSDDMRNFAKSFFNFSVDVVNKLRNETKAVPVYIGGDDLKLFAPILGGDVEKDIFRIIEIIDECFQKFRTNLNADNQLSMSYGVSIFYHKSPMSEAMDVAIGTLDKVKKTETKDAVAISIRKHSGKKIEFQLPRKHSDATSDIRNTTLYAKSVELIRAFKSDVSMINSLIYWIEEMYEAIFTDSVTGNKNRIKAVFANFFDEDVHKNHRGEGGFFERLEEFIYRMHKDEDAPQTQEGKKALLHGILRYCQFVTAKDEK
- the cmr3 gene encoding type III-B CRISPR module-associated protein Cmr3, with product MTTYLIKLTPLDKFFFGQKNTFGDDNVNYFVHSSHFPQQTTLLGLLRYRLLQVAGDDVFKNNQIACPVLAENEIGKQSFLPFESEEQSFGKIESLSPVFIMDKTFGKLFVPVGKRYQKKDGKSIELLSLSHKEGCPPLLEGYSSKEALESCWISSDGQTLFSEEDFFVADERIGIRKDYKGGTQDDAFFRQTFYKFSKDNARNFCFATLLKTNDKINIPMNEKSIVYLGGERQPFVMEVAEETLDFSVKPSDLTQDKQHYTVVLLSDALISSDQVSEATFGITTVKDFACLLTGIGTKKYYNVGKERHSKPIQTSEGSDESNRGEPHVVLSFQQELYAAGSVFYFKDHEKAKAFCQALKDKKNFHKIGYNHAMIIKPSETEK